The proteins below are encoded in one region of Vespa velutina chromosome 11, iVesVel2.1, whole genome shotgun sequence:
- the LOC124952915 gene encoding neutral alpha-glucosidase AB-like, producing MATFVGLRIFIVLALYPFIINAVDRNTFKTCEQSSFCRRCRKVEPGKTPYQLQPNTVAHNESTLTADLFNKDTGVFYLLKLTVLKDHTFRLHINEKNPLHPRYEVEYSLQDQPQTSKLDNIEKTTEYISVTNGENKAVLYINPFRVDLYSQNVLVISANARGLMRFEHLRPKPESKSDQEEKAKIIQTEEKQQLQQYPGDDAESDPGAWEETYNNHTDSKPFGPEAIALDFSFPEAEQAYGIPEHADSFALKSTKQSEPYRLYNLDVAYYETNERMSLYGAIPVLYAHGKDKTAGIFWHNAAETWIDVLSSSDNNVTGSTNKSQVDVHFMSESGVIDVFFMLGPKPLDVFKQYTVLTGTAPLPQMFTLGYHQSRWNYNDQDDVAQIAYGFDKYDFPMDAMWLDIEYTDGKKYFTWDPQNFPNPLEMIRNLTDKGRKLIIIIDPHIKRDPNYFIHKDATNLGYYVKTRDGKDYEGVCWPGPSSYLDFFNPKVREYYIGQYSLDKFHGTTNDVYIWNDMDEPSVFNGPEITLPKDVIHYGGWEHRDVHNINGFVYTLATYEALLRRSNESLRPFILTRSFFAGSQRYAIMWTGDNTAGWDYLRISYPMCLSVSISGMSFCGADVGGFLNNPDRELFIRWNQAGAWLPFFRQHSHIETKRREPWTFDEETTQIVRDSFRIRYSYLPLWYTLFREHEINGTPVVRPLWAHYPTETQTYTLDDHILVGDSILVRPVFQPSVTEVNVYFPGEGKVTWYDIDTMQPYTQAGSNNIQVTIHKIPVFQRSGSIVLRKLKIRRSTVSMRNDPYTLIVIVDNNGTASGNLYIDDESSFEYRRGKYQYIKINFNGIKLTSTFIDKLASYETKSRLERVDIVNPPKGIKSVQLISRNSRTVTLETKYNPNNNVLTLHKPDVNMSEEWTIELIR from the exons ATGGCTACGTTCGTGGG tCTGAGAATATTTATTGTGCTAGCACTTTAcccatttataataaatgcagTGGAtagaaatacttttaaaaCATGCGAACAAAGCAGCTTTTGCcg ACGCTGCAGAAAAGTCGAACCAGGTAAAACTCCTTATCAGTTACAGCCGAATACAGTTGCTCACAATGAATCTACTCTAACAgcagatttatttaataaagataccggtgtattttatttgttaaaacttACCGTACTTAAAGATCATACGTTTAGGCTTcacattaatgaaaaaaatccaTTACATCCACGATACGAAGTTGAATATTCTTTACAAGATCAACCGCAAACATCGAAATtggataatattgaaaaaactACAGAATATATATCTGTGACCAATGGAGAGAACAAAgctgttttatatatcaatccTTTTAGAGTAGATTTGTACTCTCAAAATGTTTTAGTCATTTCAGCGAATGCTCGTGGTTTAATGAGATTTGAACATCTTCGACCAAAACCAGAAAG CAAATCagatcaagaagaaaaagcaaaaattattcaaactgAAGAAAAACAGCAATTACAACAATATCCTGGTGATGATGCTGAAAGTGACCCTGGTGCTTGGGAAGAaacttataataatcatactgACTCTAAACCTTTCGGACCTGAAGCCATAGCTTTAGATTTTAGTTTTCCAGAGGCAGAACAAGCTTATGGTATCCCAGAACATGCCGATTCTTTTGCTTTAAAATCTACAAAACAATCAGAAccatatagattatataatttagatgTAGCTTATTATGagacaaacgaacgaatgtcATTATATGGAGCAATTCCAGTCCTTTATGCGCATGG TAAAGATAAAACAGCAGGTATTTTCTGGCATAATGCAGCAGAAACATGGATCGATGTATTATCGAGTAGTGATAACAATGTTACGGGTTCTACAAATAAATCCCAAGTTGATGTACATTTTATGTCTGAATCTGGAGTTATTGATGTATTCTTCATGTTAGGACCAAAACCTTTGGATGTATTTAAGCAATACACCGTTTTAACTGGAACAGCACCATTACCACag atGTTCACTTTGGGCTACCATCAATCACGTTGGAATTATAATGACCAAGATGATGTTGCTCAAATTGCCTATGGCTTCGATAAGTATGATTTCCCAATGGATGCGATGTGGCTTGATATTGAATATACTGatggtaaaaaatatttcacgtgGGACCCACAAAATTTTCCAAATCCTCTTGAAATGATTCGAAATTTAACGgataaaggaaggaaattaattatcattattgaccCACACATCAAAAGAGATCCGAATTATTTCATACATAAAGATGCTACTAATTTGGGATATTACGTTAAAACTAGAGATGGAAAAGATTATGAAGGCGTATGCTGGCCAGGACCATCATCATATTTAGATTTCTTCAATCCAAAGGTTCGAGAATATTATATTGGTCAATATAGTCTAGATAAATTTCATGGTACTACAAACGATGTATATATCTGGAATGATATGGACGAACCGAGTGTTTTCAATGGTCCAGAAATAACTCTACCTAAAGATGTTATACATTACGGTGGATGGGAACATAGAGATGTTCATAATATTAATGGTTTTGTTTATACACTTGCCACATATGAGGCCCTCCTTAGAAGATCAAACGAATCTTTAAGACCCTTTATTTTAACAAGATCATTCTTTGCTGGATCACAACGTTATGCCATAATGTGGACTGGTGATAATACGGCAGGCTGGGATTATCTTCGTATAAGTTATCCAATGTGTCTTTCTGTATCTATTTCTGGCATGTCATTTTGTGGGGCAGATGTTGGTGGATTCCTTAATAATCCAGACAGAGAACTATTTATTAGATGGAATCAAGCTGGTGCTTGGCTACCTTTCTTCCGTCAACATTCACACATTGAAACAAAAAGACGGGAACCATGGACATTCGATGAAGAAACTACACAAATAGTAAGAGACTCATTCAGAATTAGATATTCTTACCTGCCATTGTGGTATACATTATTTAGAGAACATGAAATAAATGGTACACCTGTAGTACGACCATTGTGGGCGCATTATCCAACAGAAACACAAACTTATACACTCGACGATCATATACTTGTTGGAGATTCCATTCTTGTACGTCCCGTATTTCAACCTTCTGTTACGGAAGTTAATGTATATTTCCCAGGAGAGGGTAAGGTAACGTGGTATGATATCGATACCATGCAACCATATACACAAGCTGGATCAAACAACATACAAGTAACTATTCACAAGATCCCTGTATTCCAAAGAAGTGGTTCCATCGTTCTACGTAAATTGAAAATACGTCGTAGTACAGTTTCGATGAGGAACGATCCATATActttaattgttattgttgataataatggtactGCTAGTGGTAACCTGTATATTGACGATGAAAGCAGCTTTGAATATCGTCGTGGAAAGTatcagtatataaaaattaactttaatGGAATTAAGTTAACTTCAacatttattgataaattagcTTCGTATGAAACGAAAAGTCGGTTGGAAAGAGTAGACATAGTAAATCCTCCTAAAGGAATTAAGTCTGTTCAACTTATATCACGTA ATTCAAGAACAGTGACATTAGAGACTAAATATAACCCGAATAACAATGTATTAACATTGCATAAACCAGATGTAAATATGAGCGAGGAATGGACCATTGAATTAATTCGTTAA
- the LOC124952914 gene encoding neutral alpha-glucosidase AB — MATFVRLTIFFVFALCPFIINAVNRDTFKTCEQSSFCRRCKKVEPGKTPYQLQPNTVAHNESTLTADLFNKDTGVFYLLKLTVLKDHTFRLHINEKNPLHPRYEVEYSLQDQPQTSKLDNIEKTTEYISVTNGENKAVLYINPFRVDLYSQNVLVISANARGLMRFEHLRPKPESKSDQEEKAENIQTEEKQQSQQYPGDGAESDPGAWEENFKSHHDSKPFGPEAVALDFSFPGAEQAYGIPEHADSFALKSTKQLDPYRLYNLDVFEYEVNERMSLYGAIPVLYAHGKDKTAGIFWHNAAETWIDILSSADNNVVESFVNFVSGSTKKSQVDVHFMSESGVIDVFFMLGPKPLDVFRQFTVLTGTAPLPQMFTLGYHQSRWNYNDQDDVAQIANSFDEHDFPMDTMWLDIEYTDGKKYFTWDSRKFPNPLEMVQNLTDKGRKLVVIIDPHIKRDPNYFIHKDATNLGYYVKTRDGKDYEGWCWPGASSYLDFFDPKVREYYIGQYSLDKFHGTTNNVYIWNDMNEPSVFNGPEVTLPKDVIHHGGWEHRDVHNINGFVYTLATYEALFRRSGGSLRPFILTRSFFAGSQRFAAMWTGDNTADWDNLRISYPMCLSISISGMSFCGADVGGFFKNPDRELFIRWNQAGAWLPFFRQHSHIETKRREPWTFNEETTQIVRESFRVRYSYLPLWYTLFREHEINGTPVIRPLWAHYPTETQTYTLDDHILVGDSILVRPVFQPSATEVNVYFPGEGKVTWYDIDTMQPYTQAGSNNIQVTIHKIPVFQRSGSIVPRKMRIRRSTVAMRNDPYTLIVIGDNNGTASGNLYIDDESSFEYRHGKYLYLKLNFDGIKLTSTFIDKLASYETKSWLERVDIANPPKGIKSAQLISRSSRTVTLETKYNPNNNVLTLRKPGVNMSEEWTIELIR, encoded by the exons ATGGCTACGTTCGTGCG actaacaatattttttgtgTTCGCACTTTGcccatttataattaatgcaGTGAATAGAGATACTTTTAAAACATGCGAACAAAGCAGCTTTTGCcg ACGCTGCAAAAAAGTCGAACCAGGTAAAACTCCTTATCAGTTACAGCCGAATACAGTTGCTCACAATGAATCTACTCTAACAgcagatttatttaataaagataccggtgtattttatttgttaaaacttACCGTACTTAAAGATCATACGTTTAGGCTTcacattaatgaaaaaaatccaTTACATCCACGATACGAAGTTGAGTATTCTTTACAAGATCAACCGCAAACATCGAAATtggataatattgaaaaaactACAGAATACATATCTGTGACCAATGGAGAGAACAAAgctgttttatatatcaatccTTTTAGAGTAGATTTATACTCTCAAAATGTTTTAGTCATTTCAGCGAATGCTCGTGGTTTAATGAGATTTGAACATCTTCGACCAAAACCAGAAAG CAAATCAGATCAGgaagaaaaagcagaaaatattcaaacagAAGAGAAACAGCAATCACAACAATATCCTGGTGATGGTGCTGAAAGTGACCCTGGTGCTtgggaagaaaattttaaaagtcATCATGATTCTAAACCTTTCGGACCGGAAGCCGTAGCTTTAGATTTTAGTTTTCCAGGGGCAGAACAAGCTTATGGTATCCCAGAACATGCTGATTCTTTTGCTTTAAAATCTACAAAACAATTAGACCCATATAGGTTATATAATTTAGATGTATTTGAATATGAGGTAAATGAACGAATGTCATTATATGGAGCAATTCCAGTCCTTTATGCGCATGg TAAAGACAAAACAGCAGGTATCTTTTGGCATAATGCAGCAGAAACATGGATAGATATATTATCGAGTGCTGATAATAATGTTGTAGAGAgttttgttaattttgtttCGGGTTCTACAAAGAAATCACAAGTTGATGTACACTTTATGTCTGAATCTGGAGTTATTGATGTATTCTTCATGTTAGGACCAAAGCCTTTGGATGTATTTAGACAATTCACCGTTTTAACTGGTACAGCACCATTACCACag atGTTCACTTTGGGCTACCATCAATCACGTTGGAATTATAATGACCAAGATGATGTTGCTCAAATTGCCAATAGTTTTGATGAGCATGATTTTCCAATGGATACGATGTGGCTTGATATTGAATATACTGatggtaaaaaatatttcacatggGATTCACGTAAATTTCCAAATCCTCTTGAAATGGTTCAAAATTTAACGgataaaggaaggaaattaGTTGTCATTATTGACCCACACATCAAAAGAGATCCtaattatttcatacataAAGATGCTACTAATTTAGGATATTACGTTAAAACTAGAGATGGAAAAGATTATGAAGGTTGGTGCTGGCCAGGAGCATCGTCGTATTTAGATTTCTTTGATCCAAAGGTTCGAGAGTATTATATTGGTCAATATAGTTTAGATAAATTTCATGGTACTACAaacaatgtatatatctgGAATGACATGAACGAACCAAGTGTTTTCAATGGTCCAGAAGTAACTCTACCTAAAGATGTTATACATCACGGTGGTTGGGAACATAGAGATGTTCATAATATTAATGGCTTTGTTTATACACTTGCCACCTATGAGGCTCTCTTTAGAAGATCAGGAGGATCTTTAAGACCTTTTATTTTAACAAGATCTTTCTTTGCTGGATCACAACGTTTTGCTGCTATGTGGACTGGTGATAATACGGCAGACTGGGATAATCTTCGTATAAGTTATCCAATGtgtctttctatatctatttctGGCATGTCATTCTGTGGTGCAGATGTTGGTGGATTCTTTAAAAATCCAGACAGAGAACTATTTATTAGATGGAATCAAGCTGGTGCTTGGCTACCTTTCTTCCGTCAACATTCACACATTGAAACAAAAAGACGTGAACCGTGGACATTCAATGAAGAAACTACACAAATAGTAAGAGAATCATTCAGAGTTAGATATTCCTATCTACCATTGTGGTATACATTGTTTAGAGAACATGAAATAAATGGTACACCTGTAATACGACCTTTGTGGGCGCATTATCCAACAGAAACACAAACTTATACACTCGACGATCATATACTTGTTGGAGATTCCATTCTTGTACGTCCCGTATTTCAACCTTCTGCTACGGAAGTTAATGTATATTTCCCAGGAGAGGGTAAGGTAACGTGGTATGATATCGATACCATGCAACCATATACACAAGCTGGATCAAACAACATACAAGTAACTATTCACAAGATTCCTGTATTCCAAAGAAGTGGTTCCATCGTTCCACGTAAAATGAGAATACGTCGTAGCACAGTTGCGATGAGGAACGATCCATATACTTTAATTGTTATTGGTGATAATAATGGTACTGCTAGTGGTAACCTGTATATTGACGATGAAAGTAGCTTTGAATATCGTCATGGAAAGTATCTGTATCTAAAACTTAACTTTGATGGAATTAAGTTAACTTCAacatttattgataaattagcTTCGTATGAAACGAAAAGTTGGTTGGAAAGAGTAGATATAGCAAATCCTCCTAAAGGAATTAAGTCTGCTCAGCTTATATCACGCA GTTCAAGAACGGTGACATTAGAAACTAAATATAACCCGAACAATAATGTACTAACATTGCGTAAACCAGGTGTAAATATGAGCGAGGAATGGACCATTGAATTAATTCGTTAA
- the LOC124952918 gene encoding Golgi pH regulator isoform X2 has protein sequence MFELIIFEIIRVLDSSSRYFHWNVGLYMLLFMVIVLIPFYIAYFIISNIRFVRLNWIRPLTIIVYLFYLYLFWKIGDPFPILSPKKGLLSIEQGVSRIGVIGVTVMALLSGFGAVNYPYSSMAYFMRPVSYADVQAIEKRLLQTMDMIIVKKKRIALAKKGEMIGQSEVRSRLWGMLGPLGGTKGNQETIKQLQIEVIALEELSRQLFLEAHDIQNARERLEWAATWQGKYFNFLGYFFSLYCIWKILISTINIVFDRVGKKDPVTRGIEIAVHWMGFDIDVTFWSQHISFYLVGCIVLTSIRGLLLTLTKFFYAISSSKSSNIIVLILAQIMGMYFVSSVLLMRMNMPAEYRIIITQVLGELQFNFYHRWFDVIFLVSALSSIVFLYLAHKQAPTERT, from the exons ATGTTTGAActcattatttttgaaataattcggGTTCTTGATTCAAG ttcTAGATATTTTCATTGGAATGTTGGACTATATATGCTTTTATTTATGGTAATAGTTCTTATACCATTTTACATAGCATATTTCATTATCAGTAACATTAGATTTG TAAGACTGAATTGGATAAGGCCACTTACAATCAtagtatatcttttttacctCTACTTATTTTGGAAAATTGGTGACCCTTTTCCAATATTGAGTCCAAAGAAAGGATTGTTATCAATAGAGCAAGGTGTAAGTCGGATAGGTGTTATAGGAGTTACTGTTATGGCACTTTTATCAGGTTTTGGTGCTGTAAATTACCCATATTCATCTATGGCCTATTTTATGCGGCCTGTGTCTTATGCTGATGTACAAGCTATAGAAAAACGATTATTACAAACAATGGATATGATTatagttaagaaaaaaaggatagcaCTTGCCAAAAAAGGTGAAATGATTGGGCAAAGCGAAGTTCGTTCACGTCTTTGGGGAATGTTAGGTCCATTAGGTGGTACGAAAGGGAATCAAGAAA CTATAAAACAATTACAAATAGAAGTTATAGCATTAGAAGAATTATCTAGACAATTATTTCTAGAAGCACATGATATTCAAAATGCTAGAGAACGTTTAGAATGGGCAGCCACATGgcaaggaaaatattttaattttcttggctatttcttttcattatattgcatttggaaaatattaata TCCACAATCAACATAGTCTTTGATCGCGTTGGTAAAAAGGATCCTGTTACCAGAGGAATTGAAATTGCTGTTCATTGGATGGGTTTTGATATAGATGTTACATTTTGGTCACAACACATATCCTTCTATTTAGTTGGATGTATTGTTTTGACTTCCATTCGTGGATTGTTGTTAACTCTTACAAAG TTCTTTTATGCTATATCAAGCAGCAAATCCTCAAATATTATTGTACTTATACTTGCACAAATAATG GGAATGTATTTTGTGTCCTCTGTATTACTTATGCGCATGAATATGCCTGCTGAATACagaataattataacacaAGTTTTGGGTGAACTTCAGTTTAATTTCTATCACAGATGGTTTGATGTAATCTTTTTGGTATCTGCATTATCATCTATAGTGTTTTTGTATCTGGCCCATAAGCAAGCACCAACGGAACGAACATGA
- the LOC124952918 gene encoding Golgi pH regulator isoform X1, giving the protein MGFLEDTFVILVTQVIFFLGGWIFFVKKLFRDYEVHHRLVQLIFSTTFSLSCTMFELIIFEIIRVLDSSSRYFHWNVGLYMLLFMVIVLIPFYIAYFIISNIRFVRLNWIRPLTIIVYLFYLYLFWKIGDPFPILSPKKGLLSIEQGVSRIGVIGVTVMALLSGFGAVNYPYSSMAYFMRPVSYADVQAIEKRLLQTMDMIIVKKKRIALAKKGEMIGQSEVRSRLWGMLGPLGGTKGNQETIKQLQIEVIALEELSRQLFLEAHDIQNARERLEWAATWQGKYFNFLGYFFSLYCIWKILISTINIVFDRVGKKDPVTRGIEIAVHWMGFDIDVTFWSQHISFYLVGCIVLTSIRGLLLTLTKFFYAISSSKSSNIIVLILAQIMGMYFVSSVLLMRMNMPAEYRIIITQVLGELQFNFYHRWFDVIFLVSALSSIVFLYLAHKQAPTERT; this is encoded by the exons atGGGTTTTTTGGAGGATACTTTTGTGATCCTTGTTACACAG gtaatatttttcttgggAGGATggatatttttcgtaaaaaaattatttcgtgaCTATGAAGTACATCACAGATTAGTGCAGTTAATTTTTTCTAcaacattttcattatcatgtACTATGTTTGAActcattatttttgaaataattcggGTTCTTGATTCAAG ttcTAGATATTTTCATTGGAATGTTGGACTATATATGCTTTTATTTATGGTAATAGTTCTTATACCATTTTACATAGCATATTTCATTATCAGTAACATTAGATTTG TAAGACTGAATTGGATAAGGCCACTTACAATCAtagtatatcttttttacctCTACTTATTTTGGAAAATTGGTGACCCTTTTCCAATATTGAGTCCAAAGAAAGGATTGTTATCAATAGAGCAAGGTGTAAGTCGGATAGGTGTTATAGGAGTTACTGTTATGGCACTTTTATCAGGTTTTGGTGCTGTAAATTACCCATATTCATCTATGGCCTATTTTATGCGGCCTGTGTCTTATGCTGATGTACAAGCTATAGAAAAACGATTATTACAAACAATGGATATGATTatagttaagaaaaaaaggatagcaCTTGCCAAAAAAGGTGAAATGATTGGGCAAAGCGAAGTTCGTTCACGTCTTTGGGGAATGTTAGGTCCATTAGGTGGTACGAAAGGGAATCAAGAAA CTATAAAACAATTACAAATAGAAGTTATAGCATTAGAAGAATTATCTAGACAATTATTTCTAGAAGCACATGATATTCAAAATGCTAGAGAACGTTTAGAATGGGCAGCCACATGgcaaggaaaatattttaattttcttggctatttcttttcattatattgcatttggaaaatattaata TCCACAATCAACATAGTCTTTGATCGCGTTGGTAAAAAGGATCCTGTTACCAGAGGAATTGAAATTGCTGTTCATTGGATGGGTTTTGATATAGATGTTACATTTTGGTCACAACACATATCCTTCTATTTAGTTGGATGTATTGTTTTGACTTCCATTCGTGGATTGTTGTTAACTCTTACAAAG TTCTTTTATGCTATATCAAGCAGCAAATCCTCAAATATTATTGTACTTATACTTGCACAAATAATG GGAATGTATTTTGTGTCCTCTGTATTACTTATGCGCATGAATATGCCTGCTGAATACagaataattataacacaAGTTTTGGGTGAACTTCAGTTTAATTTCTATCACAGATGGTTTGATGTAATCTTTTTGGTATCTGCATTATCATCTATAGTGTTTTTGTATCTGGCCCATAAGCAAGCACCAACGGAACGAACATGA
- the LOC124952919 gene encoding endoplasmic reticulum-Golgi intermediate compartment protein 2 has translation MLRRRHVNIKTMKELDAFPKVPEPYVDKTAVGGTFSIFTFCIIAYLIIAETNYFLDSRLQFKFEPDTDYDAKLKINIDITVAMPCGRIGADILDSTNQNLVGYDTLEEENTWWELSLEQRSHFEALKHMNSYLREEYHAIHELLWKSNQITLHSEMPKRTREPSYVPDACRIHGSINANKVAGNFHITAGKSLPLPRDHIHISAFMTNRDYNFTHRINKFSFGGPSPGIVHPLEGDEKIADNNMMLYQYFVEIVPTDIRTLLSTFKTYQYSVKDHQRPIDHLKGSHGIPGIFFKYDMSALKIRITQERDTITQFLVKLCATVGGIFVTSGLIKNIIQNFWYIICCKFFRHEPDVNNQRKSVSLIARDYESPRTINLLQVSAPDNIDIMLKPQKNNYVN, from the exons ATGTTGAGAAGAAGACacgttaatattaaaactatGAAAGAACTTGATGCATTTCCTAAAGTACCTGAACCATATGTAGATAAAACTGCAGTTGGTGGGACTT TTTCTATCTTCACATTTTGTATTATTGCTTATTTAATAATAGcagaaacaaattattttcttgataGTAGATTGCAATTTAAATTTGAACCAGATACAGACTATGAtgcaaaattgaaaataaatattgatataactGTGGCAATGCCATGTGGTCGCATCGGGGCAGATATTTTAGATTCAACGAATCAAAATTTAGTAGGTTATGATactttagaagaagaaaatacttgGTGGGAATTAAGTTTAGAACAAAGATCACATTTTGAAGCTTTGAAACATATGAATTCATATTTAAGAGAAGAGTATCATGCAATCCATGAATTACTTTGGAAATCTAATCAAATTACATTGCATAGTGAAATGCCAAAAAG aACTCGTGAACCATCATATGTACCAGATGCATGTCGAATTCATGGTAGTATAAATGCAAATAAAGTCGCTGGAAACTTTCATATAACTGCTGGAAAATCTTTACCTCTTCCAAGAGATCACATACATATTTCTGCATTTATGACTAATAgagattataattttactcATAGAATTAATAAGTTTTCCTTTGGAGGACCTAGTCCTGGTATTGTACATCCTCTTGAGGGAGATGAAAAAATTGCTGACAAta atATGATGCTATATCAGTATTTTGTGGAAATAGTTCCCACTGACATAAGAACTTTGCTAAGTACATTTAAAACATATCAATATAGCGTAAAAGATCATCAAAGACCTATTGATCATTTAAAAGGATCTCATGGAATACCTggcatattttttaaatatgacatGAGTGCTTTGAAAATAAGGATTACACAAGAACGCGATACCATTACACAATTTTTAGTAAAATTATGTGCTACAGTTGGAGGTATATTTGTTACAAGTG gtttgataaaaaatattatacaaaatttttggTATATCATATGTTGCAAATTTTTTCGTCATGAGCCTGATGTAAATAACCAAAGAAAATCTGTTTCCTTAATTGCAAGAGATTATGAAAGTCCACGAACTATAAATTTACTTCAAGTTTCAGCAcctgataatattgatattatgttaaaacctcagaaaaataattatgtaaattga